One Candidatus Aminicenantes bacterium genomic region harbors:
- a CDS encoding sulfatase has product MTTRRTFIREAGCGLAGLAASGIWSRLNAVPERQRPNIVLFLVDDMGWQDTSEPFFRERTPFNKLYRTPNMERLARQGVKFTQAYACCVCSPTRISLMTGMNAARHRVTNWTLRRNISTDEPHETLLFPEWNVNGMCPTQGVERTALATPLPALLHRGGYYTIHCGKAHFGAIGTPAADPRTLGFDVNIAGHAAGGPGSHQGEHDYSAAWRNGDKVWDVPGLEAYHGTDTGLAEALTREALKALRKPLDEQKPFFLYMSHYAVHAPIEEDARFAARYKAMGLDPIEARYASMIEGMDKSLGDIMAFLEAHGIADKTVVLFMSDNGGLSATGRGGEPNTHNKPLSSGKGSAREGGVREPMIVRWPGVVKPDTVNPAPLIIEDFFPTLLEIAGIDYAPTVQTIDGLSFAPLLRGAKPVDTGRPLVWHFPNNWGQKGPGIGAHSAIRRGDWKLIYYHADRRFELFNLAEDIGEADNRIDRDGSVADALAALLTERLKAMSAQMPIDKRTGRQVEWPDEARKSGPSARTRG; this is encoded by the coding sequence ATGACGACGAGACGGACGTTCATAAGAGAGGCGGGCTGCGGCCTGGCGGGTCTTGCCGCTTCCGGGATATGGTCCCGGCTGAATGCCGTTCCCGAAAGGCAGCGCCCCAACATCGTCCTCTTTCTTGTGGACGATATGGGTTGGCAGGACACTTCGGAGCCGTTCTTCCGCGAGCGGACCCCTTTCAACAAGCTCTACCGGACGCCCAACATGGAACGGCTGGCCCGCCAGGGCGTTAAGTTCACCCAAGCCTATGCCTGCTGCGTCTGTTCGCCGACTCGAATCAGCCTGATGACCGGAATGAACGCCGCCCGCCACCGGGTCACCAACTGGACCTTGCGCCGCAACATCAGCACCGACGAGCCACACGAAACCCTGCTTTTCCCCGAATGGAACGTCAACGGCATGTGCCCCACGCAGGGGGTGGAGCGGACGGCTTTGGCGACGCCGCTCCCGGCGCTCCTGCACCGGGGGGGATACTACACCATCCACTGCGGCAAGGCCCATTTTGGGGCCATCGGCACCCCGGCCGCCGACCCGCGAACACTCGGCTTCGACGTCAACATCGCCGGGCACGCGGCGGGCGGACCGGGCAGCCACCAGGGCGAGCACGACTACTCGGCCGCCTGGCGAAACGGCGACAAGGTCTGGGATGTCCCCGGGCTGGAGGCCTATCACGGCACCGATACTGGGCTGGCCGAGGCCCTGACGCGCGAAGCGCTCAAGGCCCTGCGCAAGCCCTTGGACGAGCAGAAGCCTTTCTTTCTCTATATGTCCCATTACGCCGTCCACGCGCCGATCGAAGAGGACGCGCGCTTCGCGGCCCGCTACAAGGCGATGGGTTTGGACCCGATCGAAGCCCGCTACGCCAGCATGATCGAGGGCATGGACAAGAGCCTGGGCGACATCATGGCCTTCCTGGAGGCCCACGGAATCGCCGACAAAACGGTTGTTCTCTTCATGTCGGACAACGGCGGCTTGAGCGCCACGGGCCGCGGCGGTGAGCCGAACACCCACAACAAGCCGCTTTCGAGCGGCAAGGGCTCGGCCCGCGAGGGCGGCGTGCGCGAGCCGATGATCGTGCGATGGCCGGGTGTGGTCAAGCCGGACACGGTCAACCCGGCCCCGCTCATCATCGAGGACTTCTTCCCGACCCTGCTCGAGATCGCCGGCATCGACTATGCGCCGACGGTCCAGACCATCGACGGCCTCAGCTTCGCGCCGCTCTTGCGCGGGGCCAAGCCGGTCGATACCGGGCGGCCGCTCGTCTGGCATTTCCCCAACAACTGGGGGCAGAAGGGACCGGGCATCGGCGCCCACAGCGCCATCCGGCGCGGGGATTGGAAGCTCATCTATTACCACGCCGACCGGCGCTTCGAGCTCTTCAACCTGGCCGAGGACATCGGCGAGGCGGACAACCGGATCGACCGGGACGGGAGTGTCGCCGACGCCTTGGCGGCGCTGCTGACCGAGCGCTTGAAAGCCATGAGCGCCCAGATGCCGATCGACAAGCGGACGGGCCGACAGGTGGAGTGGCCCGACGAGGCTCGCAAGAGTGGGCCGTCGGCGCGGACTAGAGGGTAG
- a CDS encoding NAD(P)/FAD-dependent oxidoreductase: MEAYAAAVIGGGPAGLFYALRAAGDGRRILVLEKKPAPGRKLLLAGSGQCNLTQAGDIKEFFSHYGDNGAFLKPALMSFGNRDLISFFEKRGVAMAKEPDGKVFPKSRKASDVLDILLAACADAKVKIRGGSPVLGLSFADGLFQIRTTQATYPAKRAVIATGGITYPGTGSTGDGLKFARELGHQVTETAPALCGVQIKDYPFADLAGISFPDRTISLVRDGRRVRRHTGDLLFTHTGLSGPGILDFSRFLKAGDTLEIAFVPSLTLEAVEEGLLGQIAAAGQRLIATALAAFDLPERFVKKLLTEAGLDPDLTGAHLSKPGRAALIKRLTAWPLVVSRLGAAHEAMVTRGGVALAEVNPKTMESRLVPGLFFAGEVLDIDGDTGGYNLQAAFSTAALAAKQLTKL; the protein is encoded by the coding sequence ATGGAAGCATACGCGGCGGCGGTGATCGGGGGCGGCCCGGCCGGGCTGTTTTACGCCCTGCGGGCGGCCGGAGACGGGAGGCGGATTCTGGTCCTGGAAAAGAAGCCTGCGCCCGGCCGCAAGCTGCTGCTCGCCGGTTCCGGCCAATGCAACCTCACCCAGGCCGGAGACATCAAAGAGTTTTTCTCCCATTACGGGGACAACGGCGCGTTCCTCAAGCCGGCCCTGATGAGCTTCGGGAATAGGGATTTGATCTCGTTCTTCGAAAAGCGCGGAGTGGCGATGGCCAAGGAGCCCGACGGCAAGGTGTTTCCCAAATCGCGGAAGGCATCCGACGTCCTGGATATCCTGCTCGCGGCCTGCGCGGACGCCAAGGTCAAAATCCGCGGCGGGAGCCCGGTGCTGGGCCTCTCCTTCGCGGACGGGTTGTTCCAGATTCGAACGACTCAAGCGACCTACCCGGCCAAACGGGCCGTCATCGCCACGGGTGGGATCACCTACCCCGGCACCGGCTCGACGGGCGATGGATTGAAGTTTGCCCGCGAGCTTGGGCATCAGGTAACCGAAACAGCGCCGGCCCTATGCGGCGTGCAGATTAAAGATTATCCCTTCGCCGATCTGGCCGGGATTTCGTTCCCCGATCGAACCATCTCGCTCGTCCGCGACGGTCGCAGGGTCAGGCGGCACACCGGGGATCTACTGTTCACGCACACGGGCCTCTCGGGCCCAGGCATCCTCGATTTCTCCCGGTTCCTCAAAGCGGGCGACACGCTGGAGATCGCGTTCGTCCCGAGCCTCACTCTCGAGGCCGTCGAAGAGGGCCTTCTCGGGCAGATCGCCGCGGCCGGCCAGCGGCTGATCGCGACGGCCCTGGCGGCCTTCGATCTGCCGGAGCGATTCGTCAAAAAGCTTTTAACCGAAGCGGGCTTGGATCCCGACTTGACCGGCGCCCATCTGTCCAAGCCCGGCCGCGCCGCGCTCATCAAGCGGCTGACCGCGTGGCCGTTGGTCGTGAGCCGACTGGGCGCCGCCCACGAGGCCATGGTCACCCGCGGCGGGGTCGCTCTGGCGGAGGTCAATCCCAAGACCATGGAATCGCGGCTTGTCCCCGGCCTTTTCTTCGCCGGGGAGGTCCTGGATATCGACGGCGACACCGGCGGATACAATCTTCAGGCGGCCTTCTCGACCGCCGCCCTGGCCGCCAAGCAGCTCACCAAGCTCTGA